One Roseimaritima multifibrata DNA window includes the following coding sequences:
- a CDS encoding lipase family protein encodes MPSLIKDHDEVPLVVHSKVTGPVENLSFLEKSLLFAELSMVSYNDEAEATRAAIAIGFPDVTLFDNDGSQAFRFRNDNDCIIACRGTEPNEWNDIQADVDATAVLAETVGKVHRGFKKEVDDLWPELETALTDNDLPLWFCGHSLGGAMATISAGRCFLSHIACNPSALFTYGSPRVGDNAYVNYVELDHYRWVNNNDIVTRVPPAWLGYRHAGQEVYLNRNGIIRKLTGMRRFMDRARGFARGLRRWKIDHFSDHSIHNYIDAILPAAQEDASDRRHGEAATKADELAMPAPEPKGEPTDSEEAVR; translated from the coding sequence ATGCCAAGCCTGATCAAGGACCATGATGAAGTCCCGTTGGTGGTTCATTCCAAAGTGACCGGACCGGTGGAGAACCTGTCGTTCCTCGAGAAATCACTGCTGTTCGCCGAACTTTCAATGGTTTCCTACAACGACGAAGCGGAGGCGACTCGCGCGGCAATCGCGATCGGTTTCCCCGATGTCACTCTGTTTGACAATGACGGTTCACAGGCCTTTCGATTCCGCAACGACAACGATTGCATCATCGCATGCCGGGGTACCGAACCAAACGAATGGAACGACATCCAAGCCGACGTCGACGCGACGGCGGTCTTGGCCGAAACCGTCGGTAAGGTCCATCGCGGTTTTAAGAAAGAGGTGGACGATCTATGGCCGGAACTGGAAACCGCTTTAACCGACAATGATCTTCCACTATGGTTCTGCGGACATTCGTTGGGCGGAGCGATGGCAACCATTTCGGCAGGCCGTTGCTTTCTTTCACATATCGCCTGCAATCCTTCGGCACTGTTTACCTACGGCAGCCCACGAGTCGGTGACAACGCCTACGTCAACTACGTCGAACTGGACCATTACCGCTGGGTCAACAACAACGATATCGTGACGCGAGTCCCACCGGCCTGGTTGGGATACCGACACGCGGGCCAAGAAGTCTACCTGAACCGCAATGGAATAATCCGAAAACTAACCGGAATGCGACGGTTTATGGATCGAGCCAGAGGATTCGCGAGAGGACTGCGGCGTTGGAAGATCGATCACTTTAGCGATCATAGCATCCACAATTACATCGATGCCATCTTACCCGCCGCACAAGAAGATGCATCGGATCGTCGTCATGGCGAAGCAGCCACAAAGGCGGACGAACTAGCGATGCCCGCTCCCGAACCCAAGGGCGAACCGACAGACTCCGAAGAAGCCGTTCGTTAG